From Gaiellales bacterium, one genomic window encodes:
- a CDS encoding NAD(P)H-binding protein: protein MRVAVIGASGLVGRAVLGSLEREGHTGVAVSRSTGVDVLTGDGDLEAALAGCHAVIDVLNTSDNEGDGPRRFFTAATNSLLVAEREAGVSHHVVLSIVGVDRIRHNPHYIGKQHQERLARSGPIPATIVRATQFHDFAGMVASWTRDGDSAFVPPLLVQPLDVGDLAEILVEVASGPAREDGPLEVAGPDCQALVDMARRTLAARGEGVRLTTGWREPFGVEMAGDVLLPGPDARIASTTFDDWLERQSLAV, encoded by the coding sequence ATGAGGGTCGCCGTCATTGGCGCGTCCGGCCTGGTCGGCCGGGCGGTACTCGGAAGTCTGGAGCGGGAGGGTCATACGGGCGTGGCCGTGTCGCGCTCGACGGGCGTGGACGTGCTCACCGGAGACGGCGACCTCGAGGCGGCCCTGGCCGGCTGCCACGCCGTCATCGATGTGCTGAACACCTCGGACAACGAGGGCGACGGCCCGCGCCGGTTCTTCACGGCGGCGACCAACAGCCTGCTGGTGGCCGAGCGGGAGGCGGGCGTGTCCCATCACGTCGTCCTCTCCATCGTCGGCGTCGACCGTATTCGTCATAACCCGCACTACATCGGGAAGCAGCACCAGGAGCGGCTGGCGCGATCCGGGCCGATCCCGGCGACGATCGTCCGGGCGACGCAGTTCCACGACTTCGCCGGCATGGTTGCCTCGTGGACGCGAGACGGCGATTCGGCGTTCGTGCCGCCCCTGCTCGTCCAGCCGCTGGACGTCGGCGATCTCGCCGAGATCCTGGTCGAGGTCGCATCGGGACCCGCCCGTGAGGACGGTCCGCTCGAGGTCGCGGGACCCGACTGCCAGGCGCTCGTCGACATGGCCCGGCGCACGCTGGCGGCTCGCGGCGAGGGCGTCCGGCTCACCACCGGCTGGCGGGAGCCGTTCGGCGTCGAGATGGCCGGCGACGTCCTCCTCCCCGGCCCGGATGCGCGCATCGCCTCGACGACGTTCGACGACTGGCTCGAGCGCCAGTCCCTGGCCGTCTAG
- a CDS encoding AarF/ABC1/UbiB kinase family protein: protein MATLADRRRTMGRLREIAQVATKHGFGFVFERRTLRRSQVIETQNLPALGRHLREMLDELGPTFVKFGQLLSTRPDIVPPEILSELRLLQDSVSPVPYTDIEQVIAAELRSPIERLFVDFDPVPVAAASIGQVHFAELANGRLVAVKVQRPNAARRVESDLSLLYQVARIVRRRVDRLSFIDPVAVVDEFARSIRRELDYRIEARNAEIFRRNFADEPRVAIPRVYGTYSSERVLTLERLEGVQLGDLDLEMTPMDERRRLAILIAEAWLEMIFRHGVFHGDPHPANIMVLRDGRLGLVDFGMTGSLSEADMRRLTRLLLDAVNENVDALPRRLYDLGVRFSKEQEDELRIELREVYYRYYGASMGQIDPLQVIREAFVLVSRMHLRLPTRFALLDKALATLGSVGTELYPDFNVFEVAEPYAAELVARRYSPRRLLDRSREELESYGGLLMELPYQVHDTLEQLRDGEVEVQFRHKGLDELTRQADVVANRLVIAVVMAALLIGSSLIGISAQGGWHVFGIHVLALAGFLTASALGFVLVLSIVRSGRL from the coding sequence ATGGCCACGCTCGCGGACAGGCGGCGGACGATGGGCCGCCTGCGCGAGATCGCCCAGGTCGCCACGAAGCACGGGTTCGGGTTCGTGTTCGAACGACGCACGCTGCGCCGCTCACAGGTCATCGAGACCCAGAACCTGCCTGCCCTCGGCCGCCACTTGCGTGAGATGCTGGACGAGCTGGGGCCCACGTTCGTCAAGTTCGGCCAGCTGCTCTCGACCCGTCCCGACATCGTCCCGCCGGAGATCCTGTCCGAGCTGCGGCTGCTCCAGGACTCCGTCTCGCCGGTGCCCTACACCGACATCGAGCAGGTGATCGCCGCGGAGCTGCGCTCGCCGATCGAGCGCCTCTTCGTCGACTTCGACCCCGTCCCCGTCGCCGCCGCCTCGATCGGGCAGGTGCACTTCGCCGAGCTCGCCAACGGACGCCTGGTCGCCGTGAAGGTGCAGCGGCCGAACGCGGCCCGCCGGGTCGAGTCCGACCTCAGCCTGCTCTACCAGGTCGCCCGCATCGTCCGCCGCCGGGTCGATCGCCTGTCGTTCATCGATCCGGTTGCGGTCGTCGACGAGTTCGCCCGCTCGATCCGGCGCGAGCTCGACTACCGCATCGAGGCCCGCAACGCCGAGATCTTCCGGCGCAACTTCGCCGACGAGCCGCGCGTCGCCATCCCGCGCGTCTACGGCACGTACTCCAGCGAGCGGGTGCTGACGCTCGAGCGGCTGGAGGGCGTGCAGCTCGGCGACCTCGACCTCGAGATGACGCCGATGGACGAGCGCCGCCGGCTGGCCATCCTGATCGCGGAGGCGTGGCTCGAGATGATCTTCCGTCACGGCGTCTTCCACGGCGACCCGCATCCGGCGAACATCATGGTGCTGCGCGACGGCCGCCTCGGCCTCGTCGACTTCGGCATGACCGGGTCGCTCAGCGAGGCCGACATGCGCCGGCTGACGCGCCTCCTGCTGGACGCCGTGAACGAGAACGTCGACGCCCTGCCGCGGCGGCTCTACGACCTCGGCGTGCGCTTCTCGAAGGAGCAGGAGGACGAGCTGCGGATCGAGCTGCGCGAGGTCTACTACCGCTACTACGGGGCGTCGATGGGGCAGATCGACCCGCTCCAGGTGATCCGGGAGGCGTTCGTGCTCGTCTCGCGCATGCACCTGCGGCTGCCGACCCGCTTCGCCCTGCTCGACAAGGCGCTTGCCACGCTCGGCAGCGTCGGCACCGAGCTCTACCCCGACTTCAACGTGTTCGAGGTGGCCGAGCCGTACGCCGCCGAGCTGGTGGCCCGGCGCTACTCGCCGCGGCGCCTGCTCGACCGGTCGCGCGAGGAGCTCGAGAGCTACGGCGGCCTGCTGATGGAGCTGCCCTACCAGGTGCACGACACGCTGGAGCAGCTGCGCGACGGCGAGGTCGAGGTGCAGTTCCGCCACAAGGGCCTCGACGAGCTCACCCGTCAGGCGGACGTCGTCGCCAACCGGCTCGTCATCGCCGTCGTCATGGCGGCGCTCCTGATCGGCTCCTCGCTGATCGGGATCTCCGCGCAGGGCGGCTGGCACGTGTTCGGCATCCACGTGCTCGCGCTGGCCGGCTTCCTGACGGCGAGCGCGCTCGGGTTCGTGCTCGTGCTCTCGATCGTGCGCAGCGGCCGGCTCTAG